One window of Aliarcobacter lanthieri genomic DNA carries:
- a CDS encoding AAA family ATPase translates to MELVYLWVEEYKNIKNQGFNFSTKFNCNFYAKFDENNQLENFCKLEINRTNINSIFPEKINLTAIVGRNGSGKSSLLEILSNKYSLVEYQRLFFVFFDSDKNLLQLCGAKKEHKGWIELSELDNQNKFNISVIEDISVIDDTKTIYFSNLLNENDLGLPSFFVDRSYSNMVNISTSHLLNQRKLIETKIQAINSESMTGFDKVYRSYRIQQIQSAIIAIQNGLKLPFDIPEELVIRNINFEGLFERLINDSDNESFRRILEVIKNNNSKKTIFKNYLKMNLVVDLLLENREAINPMSSILSEIVLNQKMGSSLEQFYDNVESSLKMYFETYPYIRDFFKNANKLISQIDEVTKNIQLKHKNYEIVLDIQSTDFSFLETYEKIIQQSEYFWNISWRGLSSGEETFLYQFSRFYFLKQNYKDNPFMNLKIDNKLVNNIILLIDEGEVTLHPEWQKNYISYLVEFLKENFTQNIHLILTTHSPFILSDIPNENLIFLDKVDKDTKEKYPNLDIDNLEYGMCVNVSKDIEIKTFGANIHTLLTHGFFMENGLMGKFAKEKLESILKYLTKEKDSIDLSKVEIKYIINSVGEELLTKKLQSLYNDFYQVDKTNEEFYLERIAELEAKLKVKNHD, encoded by the coding sequence ATGGAATTAGTTTATTTATGGGTTGAAGAATATAAAAATATAAAAAATCAAGGTTTTAACTTTTCTACAAAATTTAATTGTAATTTTTATGCAAAGTTTGATGAGAATAATCAATTAGAAAACTTTTGTAAATTAGAAATTAATCGAACTAATATTAATAGTATTTTTCCTGAAAAAATAAATCTAACTGCAATAGTTGGAAGAAATGGCTCAGGTAAAAGTAGTTTACTTGAAATTTTATCTAATAAATATAGTTTAGTTGAATATCAACGCCTATTTTTTGTTTTTTTTGACTCAGATAAAAATTTGTTACAATTATGTGGTGCTAAAAAAGAACATAAAGGTTGGATTGAACTTTCTGAATTAGATAATCAAAATAAATTTAATATTTCAGTGATTGAGGATATTAGTGTAATAGATGATACAAAAACAATTTATTTTAGTAATTTACTCAATGAAAATGATTTAGGATTGCCATCTTTTTTTGTAGATAGAAGTTATAGTAATATGGTTAATATCTCTACAAGTCATTTATTAAATCAAAGAAAATTAATAGAAACAAAAATACAAGCTATAAATTCAGAATCAATGACAGGGTTCGATAAAGTATATCGTTCTTATAGAATACAACAAATTCAATCTGCCATAATTGCAATTCAAAATGGATTAAAACTACCTTTTGATATTCCAGAGGAACTTGTAATAAGAAATATTAATTTTGAAGGCTTATTTGAAAGATTGATAAATGATTCAGATAATGAAAGTTTTAGAAGAATATTAGAAGTAATCAAAAATAATAATAGCAAAAAAACAATATTTAAAAACTATTTAAAAATGAATTTAGTTGTTGATTTATTATTAGAGAATAGAGAAGCAATCAATCCAATGTCTAGTATATTATCTGAGATTGTGCTTAACCAGAAAATGGGAAGTAGTTTAGAACAATTTTATGATAATGTAGAATCAAGTTTAAAAATGTATTTTGAAACTTATCCTTACATAAGAGATTTCTTTAAAAATGCTAATAAGTTAATATCTCAAATAGATGAAGTAACTAAAAATATTCAATTGAAACATAAAAATTATGAAATAGTATTAGACATACAATCAACAGATTTTAGTTTTTTAGAAACATATGAAAAAATAATACAACAATCAGAATATTTCTGGAATATTAGTTGGAGAGGTTTAAGTAGTGGAGAAGAGACTTTTTTATACCAATTTAGTAGATTTTATTTTTTAAAACAAAATTATAAAGATAATCCATTTATGAATTTAAAAATAGATAATAAACTAGTTAATAATATTATCTTATTGATTGATGAAGGAGAAGTTACTCTACATCCTGAGTGGCAAAAAAATTATATAAGCTATTTAGTTGAGTTTTTGAAAGAAAACTTTACTCAAAATATACATTTAATATTAACGACGCATTCTCCATTTATTTTATCTGATATTCCAAATGAAAATTTAATTTTTTTAGATAAAGTAGATAAGGATACAAAAGAAAAATATCCTAATTTGGATATTGATAATTTAGAATATGGGATGTGTGTTAATGTTAGCAAAGACATTGAAATAAAAACTTTTGGTGCAAATATTCATACTTTACTCACACATGGCTTTTTTATGGAAAATGGACTTATGGGTAAGTTTGCAAAAGAAAAATTAGAAAGTATTTTAAAATATTTAACAAAAGAAAAAGATTCTATAGATTTATCTAAAGTTGAAATAAAATATATAATAAATTCAGTAGGAGAAGAATTATTAACAAAGAAGCTTCAAAGTTTATATAATGATTTTTATCAAGTAGATAAAACAAATGAAGAATTTTATTTGGAACGAATTGCTGAACTTGAAGCTAAGTTAAAAGTAAAAAATCATGATTAA
- a CDS encoding AAA domain-containing protein encodes MNEVFLNNLFKYYDLTLKIDNILGISLKEKSLSQYGLIDSIEKTYSDALEKNHYFNLDKDIKNDYFPIDIAYGNNLDIFVEKICFLEKATNLDGEKLNKNSSDKEIYEHKKFAFSSDNNLFQYGIIYNLIDENPFNKYSNLVPCFVMLFPSYDNNFKLLTPENIFIKIKEYLEIELTPDENKIALDIEISPYLIFNSKLLEPYSLDTPEINTKTHCEVKKEIYTYFNNLPETNILKNKSNVKFLQNEFIIGIPQNLNMGLTKIYNSIFENKNINSLIKSYFNVHKRKEMDFPSITIDENEIISTNKIINSYSNHFGSFDKDYPLAKTQREALSCYLEGKEIVPVNGAPGTGKTSLLRSIFGDYTVKSALETYKNYLDNKNILFTTPIVCSSTNNQALSNVSEGIEKGFSDVIKKYSDTNLYCRWIDDIEITNKKIDFTKTMFVPSIKGKGKTQYELTKSDISSFCNLISQNPTKFINEYFKFRGNQISFDKPNKRTLDDLQDAAKYFFNKINENIKEINSLTKYIKAEVVALEKAEKSIIVKYIQKGIQEDLIKATLNFIRTESIKSNSILNEFEKLQNEYKNIEDLISNHKKEINLKKGEYFNFENIILNKTNKLQSINNKIELEETYLIDFIKSPLYEEVNKLLKIKYNDTFTKEQEKINEDLKNSIFKIRKESNIIDKIAYGILRKGKIKEKIEKLREVSTQDIILLDKTFWEQKFFLDDLEETIQKNHNNNIKDLRNNLEILESKISNIICDVNISKIKISQHEESINILENKKRNIEFKIDTDFEILSENILEYKDIKELFSYKDLYFNLESLKERNAELDTKIRTDNFYYALHLLEAMFFIANQNMWNANIISNQFSNKTIMCPVCKKSSISYTEEKETFKCSSSSCNAIYSFNNQFNPKELNKYEVEHIIKNEKSLINGKMYYIKINNNFINIVEEKHSNPDFSFNDIYPIFPLINITCNSFGTIVSNKENNKIQENIFNFMLIDEAGTIPPSKMIILNCAKRVMFFGDTKQLKPVFSYDTKIENRILKDFFEEKSAIDYVARFFSCASKTKNELFLKKNNNAMHIGNSCCSYFLPYNESKMEGDIWLKEHFRCQTPIINISNEISYSNEVIPYKKQHKDRTWENLQFIEHEHEAYSNNTNIGEIEEIISFLKNHKQNYINRFLKVLNTKDEIIPEISDEDFYNSIGIITPFSNQEYLLKQKIIEIFGSTKDNSNEPIIKVGTVHKYQGSERETIIFSSVYNKEKIGKTPNLFFNREDPDMINVAVTRAKEIFILFGNKEVLNDENTYSGIMVKHIEKFQKEKIINLT; translated from the coding sequence TTGAACGAAGTATTTTTAAATAATCTATTTAAATATTATGATTTAACTTTAAAGATAGATAATATTTTAGGAATTTCATTAAAAGAAAAATCATTGTCGCAGTATGGCTTAATAGATTCTATTGAAAAAACATATAGTGATGCTTTAGAAAAGAATCATTATTTTAATCTTGATAAAGATATAAAAAATGATTATTTTCCTATAGATATTGCATATGGTAATAATCTTGATATTTTTGTTGAAAAAATTTGTTTTTTAGAAAAAGCTACAAATCTTGATGGAGAAAAATTAAATAAAAACAGTTCAGATAAAGAGATATACGAACATAAAAAATTTGCATTTTCTAGTGATAATAATTTGTTTCAATATGGAATAATATATAACTTAATAGATGAAAATCCATTCAATAAATATAGTAATCTAGTGCCTTGTTTTGTAATGCTTTTTCCATCTTATGACAATAATTTTAAACTATTAACACCAGAAAATATTTTTATAAAAATAAAAGAATATCTAGAAATTGAACTAACTCCTGATGAAAATAAGATAGCATTAGACATTGAAATATCACCATATTTGATATTTAATTCAAAATTACTTGAACCATATTCACTAGACACACCTGAAATTAACACTAAAACACATTGTGAAGTTAAAAAAGAGATATATACTTATTTTAATAATTTACCAGAAACCAATATTTTAAAAAATAAAAGTAATGTTAAATTTTTACAAAATGAATTTATCATTGGAATCCCACAAAATTTAAATATGGGATTAACTAAAATATATAATTCTATTTTTGAAAATAAAAATATAAATAGTTTGATAAAATCTTATTTCAATGTACATAAAAGAAAGGAAATGGATTTTCCTTCGATTACAATTGATGAAAATGAAATAATATCTACTAATAAAATAATCAACTCATATTCAAATCATTTTGGCTCTTTTGATAAAGATTACCCACTTGCAAAGACACAAAGAGAAGCTTTAAGTTGCTATTTAGAAGGAAAAGAAATAGTTCCTGTAAATGGAGCTCCTGGAACTGGGAAAACATCATTATTAAGATCTATATTTGGTGATTATACTGTAAAATCAGCTCTTGAAACATATAAAAATTATTTAGATAACAAAAATATTTTATTTACAACGCCAATTGTTTGTTCATCAACAAATAATCAAGCACTTTCTAATGTTTCTGAAGGTATAGAAAAAGGATTTTCAGACGTAATAAAAAAATATTCGGATACTAATTTATATTGTAGATGGATTGATGATATTGAAATAACAAATAAAAAAATTGATTTTACAAAAACTATGTTTGTCCCATCAATAAAAGGTAAAGGAAAGACTCAATATGAATTAACAAAATCTGATATTTCAAGCTTTTGTAATTTAATTTCTCAAAATCCAACTAAATTTATTAATGAATATTTTAAATTTCGTGGAAATCAAATATCTTTTGATAAACCAAATAAAAGAACTTTAGATGATTTACAAGATGCAGCTAAATATTTCTTCAATAAGATTAATGAAAATATAAAAGAAATTAATAGCTTAACAAAATATATTAAAGCTGAAGTTGTTGCCCTTGAAAAAGCTGAAAAAAGCATTATCGTTAAATATATTCAAAAAGGAATTCAAGAAGATCTTATAAAAGCAACATTAAATTTTATTAGAACTGAATCAATTAAGTCTAATAGCATTTTAAATGAATTTGAGAAACTACAAAATGAATACAAAAATATTGAAGATTTAATATCAAATCACAAAAAAGAAATAAATTTAAAAAAAGGAGAATATTTCAATTTTGAAAATATAATTTTAAATAAAACAAATAAACTTCAATCAATCAACAATAAAATAGAATTAGAAGAGACTTACTTGATTGATTTTATTAAATCTCCATTGTACGAAGAAGTCAATAAATTATTAAAAATTAAATACAATGATACTTTTACAAAAGAGCAAGAAAAGATTAATGAAGACTTAAAAAACTCAATTTTTAAGATAAGAAAAGAATCTAATATAATTGACAAAATTGCTTATGGAATTTTAAGAAAAGGTAAAATAAAAGAGAAAATTGAAAAACTAAGAGAAGTTTCAACACAAGACATTATACTTTTAGATAAAACATTTTGGGAGCAAAAATTCTTTTTAGATGATTTGGAAGAAACTATTCAGAAAAATCATAATAACAATATCAAGGATTTAAGAAATAATTTAGAAATATTAGAAAGTAAAATTTCAAATATTATATGTGATGTAAATATAAGTAAAATCAAAATTTCTCAACATGAAGAGTCTATAAATATACTTGAGAATAAAAAAAGAAATATAGAGTTTAAAATAGACACAGATTTTGAAATTCTTTCTGAAAATATTTTAGAATATAAAGACATTAAAGAATTATTTTCATATAAAGATTTATATTTTAATTTAGAATCATTAAAAGAAAGAAATGCAGAACTTGACACCAAAATAAGAACAGATAATTTTTATTATGCACTACATCTTTTAGAAGCAATGTTTTTTATTGCAAATCAAAATATGTGGAATGCAAATATTATTAGCAACCAGTTTAGCAACAAAACTATTATGTGCCCAGTTTGCAAGAAATCATCTATTTCTTATACTGAAGAAAAAGAAACTTTTAAATGCTCTAGTAGTAGTTGTAATGCAATATATTCTTTTAACAATCAATTCAATCCTAAAGAGTTAAATAAATACGAAGTTGAACATATTATTAAAAATGAAAAATCCTTAATAAATGGAAAAATGTATTATATAAAAATTAATAATAATTTTATTAATATCGTTGAAGAAAAACATAGTAATCCAGATTTTTCTTTTAATGACATTTATCCAATATTTCCATTGATTAATATTACTTGTAATAGCTTTGGAACAATTGTATCAAATAAAGAAAATAATAAAATTCAAGAAAATATATTTAATTTTATGCTAATAGATGAAGCTGGGACTATTCCTCCATCTAAAATGATAATTTTAAATTGTGCAAAAAGAGTTATGTTCTTTGGTGATACAAAACAGCTCAAACCAGTTTTTTCATATGATACTAAAATTGAGAATAGAATTTTAAAAGATTTTTTTGAAGAAAAAAGTGCTATTGATTATGTTGCTAGATTTTTTTCTTGTGCTTCTAAAACAAAAAATGAATTATTCTTAAAGAAAAATAACAATGCTATGCATATTGGAAATTCTTGTTGTAGCTATTTTTTACCATACAATGAAAGTAAAATGGAAGGTGATATTTGGCTTAAAGAACATTTTAGATGCCAAACTCCTATAATAAATATTTCTAATGAAATTTCTTATTCAAATGAAGTTATACCTTATAAAAAACAACATAAAGATAGGACTTGGGAGAATCTTCAATTTATTGAACATGAACATGAAGCCTATAGTAATAATACAAACATAGGAGAAATTGAAGAAATTATAAGTTTTCTTAAAAACCATAAACAAAACTATATTAATAGATTTTTAAAAGTGTTAAACACAAAAGATGAAATAATTCCAGAAATATCTGATGAAGATTTTTATAATTCAATTGGTATTATCACACCATTTTCAAATCAAGAATATCTTTTAAAACAAAAAATAATTGAAATTTTTGGTTCAACTAAAGATAATTCTAATGAACCAATAATAAAAGTAGGAACTGTACATAAATATCAAGGTTCTGAAAGAGAAACAATTATATTTTCTTCTGTTTATAATAAAGAAAAAATAGGAAAAACACCAAATCTATTTTTTAATAGAGAAGATCCTGATATGATAAATGTTGCAGTTACAAGAGCCAAAGAAATATTTATACTATTTGGAAATAAAGAAGTTCTAAATGATGAAAATACATATTCTGGTATTATGGTTAAACATATTGAAAAATTCCAAAAAGAGAAAATAATAAATCTAACTTAA
- a CDS encoding TrbC family F-type conjugative pilus assembly protein, with amino-acid sequence MHYKILIIGLFLSNFLFADKFDAIKQIEDNAFKKGQKMDLSSLKENMNNQNFKDSISEIYSNALKNVEIETKRMQGENVFLENMKQDSTRLTKKELDFQKFLETNRIYIFMSESVPMNIWHTYGKLMNDHKLYNTSMVLRGCIGGNCTKIGPTASFILNLKQYDKQNEINPNVIIDPLLFRKYNIEKAPCVVFAENTQTRDLSQSEGNDENFNAKNTYKSCGAWDLIWHLKEIQKKANNLELEQIIKYLEPKASL; translated from the coding sequence GTGCACTATAAAATACTTATAATAGGTTTATTTTTATCTAATTTTTTATTTGCTGATAAGTTTGATGCAATTAAACAAATAGAGGATAATGCTTTTAAAAAAGGGCAAAAAATGGATTTGAGTTCTCTTAAAGAAAATATGAATAACCAAAATTTCAAGGATAGTATTTCAGAAATATATTCAAATGCTCTAAAAAATGTTGAAATAGAAACAAAGAGAATGCAAGGTGAGAATGTATTTCTTGAAAATATGAAACAAGACAGTACTAGGCTTACAAAAAAAGAGTTAGATTTTCAAAAATTTTTAGAAACTAATAGAATCTATATTTTTATGAGCGAAAGTGTTCCTATGAATATATGGCACACTTACGGTAAATTGATGAATGATCATAAACTTTATAATACGAGTATGGTACTAAGAGGTTGTATTGGTGGTAATTGTACAAAGATTGGTCCTACTGCTTCTTTTATCTTAAATTTAAAGCAATATGATAAACAAAATGAAATAAATCCAAATGTAATAATAGATCCATTGTTATTTAGAAAATATAATATTGAAAAAGCTCCTTGTGTTGTTTTTGCAGAAAATACACAAACTAGAGATTTATCACAATCAGAAGGAAATGATGAAAATTTCAATGCTAAAAACACATATAAATCTTGTGGTGCTTGGGATCTTATTTGGCATTTAAAAGAGATTCAAAAAAAGGCAAATAACCTTGAATTAGAACAAATAATAAAATATCTTGAACCTAAAGCGAGTTTATAA
- a CDS encoding conjugal transfer protein TraG N-terminal domain-containing protein produces the protein MIKKIILLSLLFSGYLFAVETTYAWGYGDLLVETLKMVKYVFSINEFKDIWKVAVLVSMIAAVISMLFPNPDYFKIPKVFFFSMLIWTIFATARIDVYVDDKVDNNNSGLIRDVPWAVGWPLSLFSTLEYRLGVGYEVATSIPNGMKYSNSGFLTPISIFKQSTGHNIITPFIFTNLNNYIHECVMPDLENGYKDYKTLVDSENVWAYMGNTSPATFMLYSDSDNNTSLQTCPNVYVTLNTALQNYVGVGGEGMESLGKSLGLLSGAAISSQLGVANQYLLGTSKTASQMLLQSTAINTFSESFRNYTLMNGADLNNTAFHSASASQAAAAQMIVSGVLGSRYIPVIKGILTSIIMGLTPILALMMVTPMFWQVLKGYIMILAWLSFWHLGDTILNHIIITKTQTALSSYGDVKFNTIGMINSTTTDYVNMAASMYWTIPTIALLIVTGFSLAAFASLNNAMTTKLDRTASAVGGDMGKGNMSFGNVGHNSYSANNVSALASQTMGNSTEWRDNHNSFKSGNEASRVNNLSQSSGTQAMTGGIAGNESFNNLMGGMGNNLDFNNITGNSQAAGKDINGNQIYQATSAMTLGGNGVNGTLASGGRYTQDKDGKVSLIDAQLEATKSDGTSIVSKFKGGIEQERTMTDLNKNTMESTTMENGIDKSFKWTSGQDSGTLISGIYKAKSNQISEITDAKISGSDLSKTDSGMTTYSLNDVRSSLSALGRQNQDTKTNSIQEQEQDSKTKESSTSDSKQESTKGSITGQASVGLSTPFGGAKVTAAAEKAIQDGHTEVSLDKNSNTITFSGGKTEAQTYTVSNSDMDQLQSSFGKQTSNSSGINASRDVNPERVKEIANNALANGENLNDVFKSIVGNKDTYHSGSIKSTANEAPVYVNRILEEQKPSRNFSENEISSVDKKELELKNQGSTNENNKIIDKALSSISADGTIKNPDGDSSSRWSNGGNKVSSTPRDLVYKLEENGVLTYNRTSGNSTINDWNSIQKLEKEEIKQLIDFNDWGKNTNNRLNELYQQKPDGSNFKTDANSGDIDQANKGLVDVTKTMEVKKNQNNQPVEQVKEK, from the coding sequence ATGATAAAAAAGATAATTTTACTATCACTTTTATTTTCAGGATATCTTTTTGCAGTAGAAACCACTTATGCTTGGGGTTATGGAGATTTATTGGTAGAAACTCTTAAAATGGTTAAGTATGTTTTTTCTATAAATGAATTTAAAGATATTTGGAAAGTTGCAGTTCTTGTTTCAATGATTGCAGCAGTTATTTCTATGTTATTCCCAAATCCTGATTATTTTAAGATACCAAAAGTTTTTTTCTTTAGTATGTTGATTTGGACTATTTTTGCTACTGCTAGAATAGATGTATATGTTGATGATAAAGTAGATAATAATAATTCTGGATTAATTAGAGATGTTCCTTGGGCTGTTGGTTGGCCACTTTCATTATTTTCAACTTTAGAGTATAGATTAGGAGTAGGATATGAAGTTGCAACTTCTATACCAAATGGTATGAAATATAGTAATAGTGGGTTTCTTACTCCAATATCTATTTTTAAACAATCAACTGGGCACAATATAATTACACCTTTTATTTTTACTAATCTAAATAATTATATTCATGAGTGTGTTATGCCTGACTTGGAAAATGGGTATAAAGATTATAAAACTCTTGTTGATTCTGAAAATGTTTGGGCATATATGGGAAATACTTCTCCTGCAACATTTATGTTATATTCTGATTCAGATAATAATACAAGCTTACAAACTTGTCCAAATGTTTATGTAACCTTAAATACTGCCTTACAAAATTATGTAGGAGTAGGTGGTGAAGGAATGGAAAGCTTAGGAAAATCTTTAGGACTATTAAGTGGAGCAGCAATTTCATCTCAACTAGGAGTTGCAAACCAATATTTACTAGGTACTTCAAAAACTGCTTCTCAAATGTTACTTCAAAGTACAGCAATAAATACATTTAGTGAGAGTTTTAGGAATTATACACTCATGAATGGAGCAGATTTGAATAATACTGCTTTTCATAGTGCAAGTGCTTCACAAGCTGCTGCTGCACAAATGATTGTATCAGGTGTATTAGGCAGTAGATATATCCCTGTTATAAAAGGGATTTTAACAAGTATAATTATGGGATTAACTCCCATATTGGCTTTAATGATGGTAACCCCTATGTTTTGGCAAGTTTTAAAAGGATATATTATGATACTTGCATGGTTGTCTTTTTGGCACTTAGGAGATACAATATTAAATCATATTATTATAACTAAAACACAAACTGCATTATCTAGCTATGGAGATGTTAAGTTTAATACAATAGGAATGATTAACTCAACAACAACAGATTATGTTAATATGGCGGCATCAATGTACTGGACCATACCAACAATAGCTTTATTAATAGTAACAGGGTTTAGCTTAGCTGCATTTGCTAGTTTAAATAATGCTATGACTACTAAACTCGATAGAACTGCTAGTGCTGTTGGTGGAGATATGGGTAAAGGTAATATGAGTTTTGGAAATGTTGGACATAATAGCTACAGTGCAAATAATGTTAGTGCGTTAGCCAGTCAAACTATGGGTAATTCTACTGAATGGAGAGATAATCACAATTCTTTTAAGTCAGGAAATGAAGCAAGTAGAGTTAATAATTTAAGTCAATCAAGTGGAACACAAGCAATGACTGGAGGTATAGCAGGAAATGAATCTTTTAACAATTTAATGGGTGGAATGGGCAACAATCTTGATTTTAATAATATAACAGGAAACTCTCAAGCAGCAGGAAAAGATATAAATGGAAATCAAATTTATCAAGCAACTAGTGCAATGACTCTTGGAGGAAATGGAGTAAATGGAACTCTTGCTTCTGGTGGAAGATATACACAAGATAAAGATGGAAAAGTATCTTTAATTGATGCTCAATTAGAAGCTACAAAATCGGATGGAACTTCTATTGTTTCTAAATTTAAAGGCGGAATTGAACAAGAAAGAACAATGACTGATCTTAATAAAAATACGATGGAAAGTACTACTATGGAAAATGGAATTGACAAAAGCTTTAAATGGACTTCAGGACAAGATTCTGGAACATTAATATCAGGTATTTATAAAGCAAAATCAAATCAAATATCAGAAATAACTGATGCCAAAATAAGTGGTTCAGATTTGTCAAAAACAGATAGTGGAATGACTACTTATTCATTAAATGATGTAAGGTCAAGTTTATCAGCACTTGGAAGACAAAATCAAGATACTAAAACAAATTCTATACAAGAGCAAGAACAAGACAGTAAAACAAAAGAAAGCTCTACTAGTGACTCAAAACAAGAATCTACGAAAGGTTCAATTACAGGACAAGCTTCTGTTGGACTTAGTACTCCTTTTGGTGGAGCTAAAGTTACTGCTGCAGCAGAGAAAGCAATTCAAGATGGACATACTGAAGTTTCTCTTGATAAGAATAGTAATACTATTACTTTCTCTGGAGGTAAAACAGAAGCACAAACATATACTGTATCTAATTCTGATATGGATCAATTACAGTCTAGCTTTGGTAAACAAACTTCAAATTCTTCTGGAATAAATGCTTCAAGAGATGTTAATCCTGAAAGAGTTAAGGAAATAGCAAATAATGCTCTTGCAAATGGTGAAAATTTAAATGATGTATTTAAATCTATTGTAGGAAATAAAGATACTTATCATAGTGGTAGCATAAAATCAACAGCAAATGAAGCACCAGTGTATGTTAATCGTATCCTTGAAGAACAAAAACCTAGCAGAAATTTTTCAGAAAATGAAATTTCTTCTGTAGATAAAAAAGAGTTGGAGTTAAAAAATCAAGGAAGTACTAATGAAAACAATAAAATTATAGATAAGGCTCTTTCATCTATATCTGCTGATGGAACTATTAAGAATCCAGATGGAGATTCTTCAAGTAGGTGGTCTAATGGAGGGAATAAAGTTTCATCTACACCTAGAGATTTGGTTTATAAATTAGAAGAGAATGGAGTTTTAACATATAATAGGACAAGTGGTAATAGTACAATAAATGATTGGAATTCTATACAAAAATTAGAAAAAGAAGAAATAAAACAACTCATTGATTTTAATGATTGGGGCAAAAATACAAATAATAGATTAAATGAACTTTATCAACAAAAACCTGATGGTAGCAATTTTAAAACAGATGCAAATTCTGGAGATATTGATCAAGCTAATAAAGGTTTAGTTGATGTAACTAAAACAATGGAAGTGAAAAAGAATCAAAATAATCAACCAGTTGAACAAGTTAAAGAAAAATAG
- a CDS encoding tyrosine-type recombinase/integrase, protein MQNIGTKELEKYLKEFISLLQITNKSRNTIISYKNTINSFICYIKEEFECFNIKETKKSTILNYFEYKNSNLKKQGEISPFTKKLLFVHLKTFFKYIESENEDKLYDFSKIFDLNINIPKRIPKGLEQNEKDMLLKYLDNLLINSNKITDYRNSLIIKIFLFCGLREQEMINLKISDFKEEDEETYVIYLIGKGDKEREVFIKKSLINFELNELIEKEYKFICETSSGKQMDGSQIYRMLKSIYNKLNIKANVHDLRHTFAKSLSYKNVDITVIKELLGHSSIQTTAIYTNPSRKRIKSAVIEVF, encoded by the coding sequence ATGCAAAATATTGGAACTAAAGAGTTAGAAAAGTATCTAAAAGAATTTATATCTCTTCTACAAATAACAAATAAATCAAGAAACACAATAATATCTTATAAAAATACTATAAATTCATTTATTTGCTATATAAAAGAAGAATTTGAATGTTTTAATATAAAAGAAACAAAAAAATCAACAATTTTAAATTATTTTGAATATAAAAACAGTAATTTGAAAAAACAAGGAGAAATATCTCCATTTACAAAAAAACTTCTATTTGTACACCTAAAAACATTTTTTAAATATATAGAAAGTGAAAATGAAGATAAATTATACGATTTTAGTAAAATATTTGATTTAAATATAAATATACCTAAAAGAATACCAAAAGGCTTAGAACAGAATGAAAAGGATATGTTATTAAAATATTTAGATAATTTGCTTATAAATAGCAATAAAATAACAGATTATAGAAATTCTCTAATTATTAAAATATTTTTATTTTGTGGGCTTAGAGAACAAGAAATGATTAATCTCAAAATATCTGATTTTAAAGAAGAAGATGAAGAAACATATGTTATTTATTTAATTGGAAAAGGTGATAAAGAAAGAGAGGTTTTTATAAAGAAATCTCTTATAAACTTTGAACTTAATGAATTAATTGAAAAAGAATATAAATTTATATGTGAAACTTCATCAGGAAAACAAATGGATGGATCACAAATTTATAGAATGCTAAAATCTATTTACAATAAACTAAATATAAAAGCTAATGTTCATGATCTAAGACATACTTTTGCAAAATCTTTATCTTACAAAAATGTAGATATTACTGTAATAAAAGAATTATTAGGACACAGTTCTATACAAACAACAGCTATTTATACAAATCCATCAAGAAAAAGAATTAAAAGTGCAGTGATTGAAGTGTTTTAG